One region of Sphingomonas abietis genomic DNA includes:
- a CDS encoding TonB-dependent receptor domain-containing protein, producing MSLDFRGRLLASTIVAGSALISAPAFAQAAPAATDAPPVAASSTISSAPAAAAAPTSGGEIVVTGSRISNPNLTSMTPVTAVSSAEIKSQGNVRIEDMLNSLPQVFASEGSTDANGASGIATVDLRDLGTSRTLVLINGRRLGAGDPTDIASDLNFIPGSLIKRIDVLTGGASATYGSDALAGVVNFVLNTDFEGFQLDAQNSFYNHDNNYNNADYNGDLAARGFTPPKGMTTDGSIKTVTATFGAGMDDGRGHVTGYASWRKVNAITQGDRDYSYCGFSAETSGGSPYHTCGGSSTSAYGRFRRTVQTGTTITGAPIYSPTGASFTANPAATSTVPGGFGTYSSARDGYNFNPVNYFQRPDTRVTAGLFANYDVSDAFKPYMEFMFMDDHTEAQIAASGAFYGTDFLVNCDNPLLTSGQASQLCGSNAGTSTLQSLYIGRRNVEGGGRVDDLRHTDYRAVLGAKGEIAKGITYDVYGQYWKSLLSEEYKNDFSRVRLNRALDVVNVNGVATCQSVVNNTDPNCVPYNIFSTGGVTQAALNYLQTPGFQSGSNTEYVASGTISVDFGQYGLQSPWANSGVQAVFGGEYRKESIALNRDAEFLTGDLAGQGTPFGLPDVSGSYDVKEGFTEFSLPVVNDKPLIETLAFDAAYRYSSYSLQGTTNTYKISGEYAPIKQIRFRAGYSRAVRAPNTIELFAAPSVVLFSGQDPCAGASPSASLAACQLSGVTASEYGNIDDNAANQYNQQTSGNANLKPEKSDTITAGVVLNPIRNLTMSADFYSIKVKNEIGTMGAQYILNQCTAGDTSVCGLIHRGGDGSLWTGASYVANPTLNLGSEKTRGVDVAVNYKVNVFSHSSISFSLNGTYLDQFKILPVPGGTSYDCAGAFGFSYCGTPLPKWRHTARLTYQINDAIGIQGAWRFFSGTTNDEIKIDHLAVCVDGTANPDGCVNKAVSKIKPQSYFDLSVVSRIGDNYTLRVGAQNLLDKDPPILDSNYSNNGSNTYAQVYDSLGRYIYAAIQLNF from the coding sequence ATGTCACTCGATTTCCGCGGGCGCCTGCTTGCGTCTACCATCGTCGCCGGTTCGGCGCTCATCTCGGCCCCGGCCTTCGCCCAGGCTGCTCCTGCCGCGACCGATGCTCCGCCGGTTGCCGCCTCCAGCACGATCAGCAGCGCGCCTGCCGCCGCTGCCGCTCCGACATCGGGTGGCGAGATCGTCGTCACCGGTTCGCGCATCTCCAACCCGAACCTGACGTCGATGACGCCGGTCACCGCGGTGAGCTCGGCTGAAATCAAGTCGCAGGGCAATGTTCGCATCGAAGACATGCTGAACTCGCTGCCGCAGGTGTTCGCAAGCGAGGGCTCGACCGACGCCAACGGCGCATCGGGCATTGCGACCGTCGATCTTCGCGATCTCGGCACCTCGCGCACGCTCGTCCTGATCAACGGCCGCCGTCTCGGCGCTGGCGACCCGACCGACATCGCATCGGATCTCAACTTCATTCCGGGCTCGCTGATCAAGCGCATCGACGTGCTGACCGGCGGCGCCTCGGCGACCTACGGTTCGGACGCGCTCGCGGGCGTCGTCAACTTCGTCCTCAATACCGATTTCGAAGGTTTTCAGCTCGACGCGCAGAACTCCTTCTATAATCACGACAACAACTACAACAACGCCGACTATAATGGTGATCTTGCAGCGCGCGGCTTCACTCCGCCCAAGGGCATGACCACGGACGGATCGATCAAGACCGTGACCGCCACCTTTGGTGCGGGCATGGATGATGGCCGTGGCCATGTCACGGGCTATGCCAGCTGGCGCAAGGTGAACGCGATCACCCAGGGTGATCGCGATTACAGCTATTGCGGCTTTTCTGCCGAAACCTCGGGCGGTAGCCCGTACCACACCTGCGGTGGTTCCTCGACCTCGGCTTACGGCCGTTTCCGTCGCACCGTGCAGACCGGCACCACCATCACCGGTGCGCCGATCTACAGCCCGACCGGTGCCAGCTTCACCGCCAACCCCGCCGCGACGTCGACGGTCCCGGGTGGTTTCGGCACCTACAGCTCCGCGCGCGACGGCTATAATTTCAACCCGGTCAACTATTTCCAGCGTCCCGACACGCGCGTGACCGCGGGCCTGTTTGCCAATTATGACGTGAGCGACGCGTTCAAGCCGTACATGGAATTCATGTTCATGGACGATCACACCGAGGCGCAGATCGCCGCGTCGGGTGCGTTCTATGGCACCGACTTCCTCGTGAACTGCGACAACCCGCTGCTCACCTCGGGCCAGGCTTCGCAGCTTTGCGGATCCAACGCCGGCACCTCGACCCTCCAGTCGCTCTACATCGGCCGTCGTAACGTCGAGGGCGGTGGCCGCGTCGACGATCTGCGCCACACCGACTACCGTGCCGTGCTGGGCGCCAAGGGCGAAATCGCCAAGGGCATCACCTACGATGTCTATGGCCAATATTGGAAGTCGCTCCTCAGCGAGGAGTATAAGAACGACTTTTCGCGCGTTCGCCTGAATCGCGCTCTCGACGTCGTCAACGTCAATGGCGTGGCGACCTGCCAGTCGGTGGTGAACAACACCGATCCGAATTGCGTTCCCTACAACATCTTCTCGACTGGCGGCGTCACGCAGGCGGCACTCAACTATCTGCAGACTCCGGGCTTCCAGAGCGGCAGCAACACCGAATATGTCGCCAGCGGCACCATCTCGGTCGATTTCGGCCAATATGGTCTTCAGTCGCCTTGGGCGAACAGCGGTGTTCAGGCCGTGTTCGGCGGCGAGTATCGCAAGGAGAGCATCGCGCTCAACCGTGACGCGGAATTCCTGACGGGCGATCTCGCCGGCCAGGGCACGCCATTCGGTCTGCCTGATGTCAGCGGCAGCTATGACGTGAAGGAAGGCTTCACCGAATTCTCGCTGCCGGTCGTGAACGACAAGCCGCTGATCGAGACGCTCGCTTTCGACGCTGCCTATCGCTACTCGTCCTACAGCCTCCAGGGTACGACCAACACGTACAAGATCTCGGGCGAATATGCCCCGATCAAGCAGATCCGCTTCCGCGCGGGCTACAGCCGTGCGGTTCGTGCGCCGAACACGATCGAGCTTTTCGCAGCACCGTCCGTGGTCCTCTTCAGCGGTCAAGACCCCTGCGCCGGCGCTAGCCCCTCTGCCAGCCTCGCCGCATGTCAGCTCTCTGGCGTGACGGCGTCTGAATATGGCAACATCGATGACAATGCGGCCAATCAGTACAACCAGCAGACGTCCGGCAATGCCAACCTGAAGCCCGAAAAGAGCGACACGATCACCGCCGGTGTCGTGCTCAACCCGATCCGTAACCTGACCATGTCCGCTGACTTTTACAGCATCAAGGTCAAGAACGAGATCGGCACGATGGGTGCCCAGTATATCCTCAACCAGTGCACCGCGGGCGATACCTCGGTGTGTGGCCTGATCCATCGCGGTGGTGATGGTTCGCTGTGGACGGGTGCCAGCTACGTCGCCAACCCGACGCTGAACCTCGGTTCTGAGAAGACCCGTGGTGTGGACGTGGCCGTCAACTATAAGGTCAATGTCTTCTCGCACTCCTCGATCAGCTTCTCGCTGAACGGCACCTATCTCGATCAGTTCAAGATCCTCCCGGTTCCGGGCGGCACGAGCTATGATTGCGCTGGCGCATTCGGCTTCAGCTACTGCGGCACGCCGCTGCCCAAGTGGCGCCACACCGCTCGCCTGACGTACCAGATCAACGATGCGATCGGGATCCAGGGTGCATGGCGCTTCTTCAGCGGCACCACCAACGACGAGATCAAGATCGATCATCTCGCCGTCTGCGTCGATGGTACTGCGAACCCGGATGGCTGCGTCAACAAGGCCGTCTCGAAGATCAAGCCGCAGAGCTACTTCGATCTGTCGGTGGTCTCGCGGATCGGTGACAACTACACCCTCCGTGTCGGTGCGCAGAATCTGTTGGACAAGGATCCGCCGATCCTCGACTCCAATTATTCGAACAACGGTTCGAACACCTACGCTCAGGTCTATGACTCGCTCGGTCGCTACATCTACGCGGCGATCCAGCTGAACTTCTGA